A stretch of Desulfovibrio subterraneus DNA encodes these proteins:
- a CDS encoding HAD-IB family phosphatase: protein MSELILVSDFDGTITAHDFDALAAESGFFTDVQTPWDEHRAGRLSHFDAMRITFAQIRVPEHELAALTDKAHPEPTLAACISNLRDAGWRVIVVSAGCSWYIERILDKAGVSIGPDGDLELHTNPGEYNPSFGLKLMAPVDSPFHSPETGVDKAAIVRFHQQNGATVAYAGDGHTDIPAALCVPPHLRFARGQLMQSLQERGETARPFTRWAEVAEGLLRG from the coding sequence ATGTCCGAACTCATACTCGTAAGCGACTTCGACGGCACGATCACCGCCCATGACTTTGACGCTCTGGCTGCGGAAAGCGGCTTCTTCACGGATGTTCAGACTCCATGGGATGAACACCGCGCAGGCAGGCTTTCCCATTTTGACGCCATGCGCATCACCTTCGCGCAAATCCGTGTGCCGGAGCATGAACTTGCCGCCCTGACAGACAAAGCCCATCCCGAGCCGACTCTTGCTGCCTGCATCAGCAACCTGCGCGATGCGGGCTGGCGTGTGATTGTGGTCTCCGCAGGCTGCAGCTGGTACATTGAGCGCATTCTCGACAAAGCCGGAGTCAGCATCGGGCCGGATGGCGATCTGGAGCTGCACACCAACCCCGGGGAATATAACCCGAGCTTCGGGCTCAAACTGATGGCCCCTGTGGATTCCCCCTTCCACTCGCCGGAAACGGGCGTGGACAAGGCTGCCATTGTCCGTTTTCATCAGCAGAACGGCGCAACCGTGGCCTATGCAGGCGACGGCCATACCGATATTCCCGCCGCACTGTGTGTTCCCCCGCACCTGCGGTTCGCACGCGGCCAACTCATGCAGTCACTGCAGGAACGCGGCGAAACCGCCCGCCCCTTCACCCGCTGGGCAGAAGTCGCCGAAGGCTTGCTCAGAGGATAA
- a CDS encoding HD domain-containing protein, translating into MTGQQAQQKSSLHHESTPPLQFSDNPRWLVPDAAMCRTLWGKYAMPDHIREHSEHVAIVAEFIASAGAQAGMSVNVPAVEACALLHDIAKSYTIVHGGNHSQLGASIVMEVFGNPHIAQGVLHHVHWPWHIDVDAWCLPLCIIYADKRVMHNHVVTLDERFDDLYVRYGKTERIRQRIHESYLQAVAIETAFSRRMGIPLNAYSLDSGRMVQRT; encoded by the coding sequence ATGACAGGTCAGCAAGCACAGCAGAAATCATCTCTGCATCATGAATCCACGCCGCCGTTGCAGTTTTCAGACAACCCCCGGTGGCTGGTGCCCGATGCGGCCATGTGCCGCACGTTATGGGGCAAATACGCCATGCCGGACCACATCCGCGAACATAGCGAGCATGTGGCCATAGTGGCGGAATTCATCGCCTCGGCCGGAGCACAGGCGGGCATGTCCGTCAATGTGCCCGCCGTGGAGGCCTGCGCACTGCTGCACGACATTGCCAAATCCTATACCATAGTGCACGGGGGTAACCATTCCCAGTTGGGTGCAAGCATTGTCATGGAGGTGTTCGGCAACCCGCACATCGCGCAGGGCGTGCTGCACCATGTGCATTGGCCGTGGCATATTGATGTGGATGCGTGGTGTCTGCCGCTGTGCATCATCTATGCGGACAAGCGTGTCATGCATAACCACGTGGTGACGCTGGATGAACGGTTCGACGATTTGTACGTCCGTTACGGCAAAACGGAACGGATCCGCCAGCGGATACATGAGTCGTATCTGCAGGCGGTAGCCATAGAAACAGCCTTCAGCAGAAGAATGGGAATTCCTCTCAATGCGTATTCTCTTGATAGCGGGCGGATGGTCCAGCGAACGTGA
- a CDS encoding hydrogenase expression/formation protein HypE — protein sequence MSKSTLADQTLLLDHGSGGQASNRLIGSLFFKYFDNPILNAMNDAARLEISGPLSMSTDSYTVDPIFFPGGDIGTLAVHGTVNDVAMMGARPKYLSCGFILEEGLPMETLERIVASMADAVLVSGTMGDHGLTVLSGREGLNFATDIKSDSAPLNHMVDALISKIGDIHVLRDPTRGGLATTLNEIAGQSGVCINLREADVPVRESVRNGCSFLGLDPLYLANEGKLICILPQEKAQAALELMRSMPYGADATQVGTVRSGEQGPGKAGQVVLETPLGGHRLLSMLEGEQLPRIC from the coding sequence ATGAGCAAATCAACTCTTGCAGATCAGACCCTTCTTCTGGACCACGGCAGTGGCGGACAGGCCTCCAACCGTCTCATCGGCAGCCTGTTCTTCAAATATTTCGACAACCCCATCCTGAATGCCATGAACGATGCGGCGCGGCTGGAAATCAGCGGCCCCCTCTCCATGAGCACGGACAGCTACACCGTTGACCCCATCTTCTTTCCCGGCGGCGACATAGGCACCCTTGCCGTGCACGGCACCGTGAACGACGTGGCCATGATGGGCGCGCGCCCCAAATACCTTTCCTGCGGCTTCATCCTTGAAGAAGGCCTGCCCATGGAAACGCTGGAGCGCATTGTGGCTTCCATGGCCGACGCCGTGCTTGTTTCCGGCACCATGGGCGACCACGGCCTTACCGTGCTTTCCGGCCGCGAAGGGCTGAACTTTGCCACGGATATCAAGAGCGATTCCGCGCCCCTCAACCACATGGTGGACGCGCTTATCTCCAAAATCGGCGACATCCATGTGCTGCGCGACCCTACCCGCGGAGGACTCGCCACCACCCTGAATGAAATCGCAGGGCAGTCCGGCGTGTGCATCAACCTGCGTGAAGCGGATGTGCCTGTGCGCGAATCCGTTCGCAACGGCTGCTCATTCCTCGGCCTTGATCCGCTCTACCTTGCCAACGAAGGCAAGCTCATCTGCATTCTGCCGCAGGAAAAGGCGCAGGCCGCGCTGGAACTGATGCGCTCCATGCCCTACGGGGCGGATGCCACTCAGGTTGGCACCGTGCGCAGCGGCGAACAAGGCCCCGGCAAGGCCGGTCAGGTGGTGCTGGAAACCCCGCTCGGCGGCCACCGCCTGCTCTCCATGCTTGAAGGCGAACAGTTGCCGCGTATCTGTTAA
- a CDS encoding epoxyqueuosine reductase QueH, whose protein sequence is MARVLLHICCGPCAIAPVRRLQEEGFEVTGFFWNPNIHPLQEYIRRRQSAAEMAEQLGISIIFKDSEYDPKLWFRAVSYREENRCFHCYALRLERALSIAKRGKFDYFSTSILYSRKQKHDVVRQLGEDMALDGPVQFLYRDFREGWEEGIETSKEWGMYRQQYCGCLYSETERYARELRDLGKK, encoded by the coding sequence GTGGCTCGTGTGTTGCTCCATATCTGCTGCGGTCCCTGCGCCATTGCACCGGTGCGTCGTCTGCAGGAAGAAGGTTTCGAGGTGACGGGGTTCTTCTGGAACCCCAACATCCATCCGTTGCAGGAATATATCCGCCGGCGGCAGTCGGCTGCCGAAATGGCAGAGCAGCTGGGGATTTCCATCATCTTCAAAGACAGCGAATATGATCCCAAGCTCTGGTTCCGTGCCGTGAGCTATCGGGAAGAAAACCGCTGTTTTCACTGCTACGCCCTGCGGCTGGAACGTGCGCTTTCCATCGCCAAGCGTGGCAAGTTTGATTATTTCTCGACTTCCATCCTCTATTCCCGAAAGCAGAAGCACGATGTTGTGCGCCAGCTGGGTGAGGATATGGCTTTGGATGGCCCTGTTCAGTTCCTGTATCGCGATTTTCGCGAAGGCTGGGAGGAGGGAATAGAAACCTCCAAGGAATGGGGCATGTATCGCCAGCAGTACTGCGGGTGTCTGTATAGTGAGACAGAGCGGTATGCCCGCGAGTTGCGGGATTTGGGAAAGAAATAG
- a CDS encoding tRNA (adenine-N1)-methyltransferase, translated as MPKQGELVLLISPRGKRYMRRVEPENDIHGTDGLLKMTDIMEAGYGSVVYTHKGKPYRVQRPALHDLVTGVKRQTQVIYPKDIGYICMKLGVGNGTKIIEAGSGSGSLTMALSWFAGDRGEIHTHEARLEFMNLCRRNLDWAGVGQNVTLYNHDISNGFLINDADALFLDVRDPWEYVRHIPSAVKPGAMCGFLVPTIDQVSSLLVELEKGPFDEVEVSELLLRKWKPVPDRMRPSDRMVAHTGFLIFCRHQEGLEEINAQKSLGTRERKQEAARLERLGLSSIPEDALCGGIGPVDGDEADDDGGLCED; from the coding sequence ATGCCAAAGCAAGGTGAACTGGTACTGCTCATCAGCCCCCGAGGCAAGAGATATATGCGGCGCGTGGAGCCGGAGAACGACATCCACGGCACAGACGGTCTGCTCAAGATGACCGACATCATGGAAGCGGGCTACGGCAGCGTCGTTTACACGCACAAGGGCAAGCCCTACCGTGTACAGCGTCCTGCGCTGCACGACCTTGTCACCGGCGTAAAGCGCCAGACGCAGGTCATCTACCCCAAGGATATCGGCTACATCTGCATGAAGCTGGGTGTAGGCAACGGCACCAAGATCATCGAAGCAGGCTCCGGTTCCGGCAGCCTGACCATGGCCCTGAGCTGGTTCGCAGGCGATCGTGGCGAGATTCACACCCATGAAGCCCGTCTGGAATTCATGAACCTGTGCCGTCGCAACCTCGACTGGGCAGGCGTGGGGCAGAACGTAACCCTGTATAACCACGACATTTCCAACGGCTTTCTCATCAATGATGCGGACGCCCTGTTCCTCGACGTGCGCGATCCGTGGGAATATGTCCGTCACATCCCCTCTGCGGTGAAGCCCGGCGCCATGTGCGGTTTCCTTGTGCCCACCATCGATCAGGTTTCCAGCCTGCTGGTGGAACTGGAAAAGGGTCCCTTTGACGAAGTGGAAGTTTCCGAACTGCTGCTGCGCAAATGGAAGCCTGTTCCCGACCGCATGCGTCCTTCAGACCGCATGGTTGCGCATACCGGTTTCCTCATTTTCTGCCGTCATCAGGAAGGTCTTGAAGAGATCAACGCCCAGAAGTCGCTCGGCACCCGCGAACGCAAGCAGGAAGCCGCCCGTCTGGAACGTCTCGGACTCAGCTCCATCCCCGAAGATGCGCTGTGCGGCGGCATCGGCCCCGTTGACGGTGACGAAGCCGACGATGATGGCGGGCTGTGCGAAGATTAG
- a CDS encoding radical SAM protein, translating into MTFTYIFGPVTSSRLGRSLGLDLLGRRVCSMDCLYCEVGRTDELTMRRAPYVPAEVILAELEQWRAENEILPDHVTLGGAGEPCLNSEMGAIIDGCRRILPEVPVAVLTNTTLLSDTSVCAELAGADIVLPSLDSLVEEEFIKLNRPCGGLSASDIAESLLQFRAMFKGRIFLEILLAQGINDSEENLALLKDYVKRLSPDRVDVTTLSRPGAYPVAKAVPPDVRAHWCSELSAACAVTPETPGTVFLRTGQRADLVERDQKAVTEIIVRSLQRRPQTPDQLALALSLSLEKVESALAVLVHQGVIHAVDADAAGLPGANGPFYSCR; encoded by the coding sequence ATGACGTTTACCTATATATTTGGTCCCGTCACTTCCAGCAGACTTGGCCGTTCTCTCGGTCTGGACCTGCTTGGGCGGCGTGTGTGCTCCATGGACTGCCTGTACTGCGAAGTCGGCAGAACGGATGAGCTGACCATGCGCCGCGCCCCTTACGTTCCGGCGGAAGTCATTCTGGCGGAACTGGAACAGTGGCGGGCGGAAAATGAAATTTTACCGGATCACGTGACCCTCGGCGGAGCAGGCGAACCCTGCCTGAACAGCGAGATGGGAGCCATTATCGATGGCTGCCGCCGCATTCTGCCCGAAGTTCCCGTGGCCGTTCTTACCAACACCACGCTGCTGTCAGATACATCAGTATGCGCGGAATTGGCGGGAGCAGACATTGTGCTGCCCTCGCTCGATTCGTTGGTGGAAGAAGAATTTATCAAGCTGAATCGCCCCTGCGGGGGGCTTAGCGCCTCAGACATAGCCGAATCGCTTTTGCAGTTCAGGGCCATGTTTAAAGGCAGAATCTTTCTTGAAATACTGCTGGCGCAGGGAATTAATGATTCCGAAGAGAATCTTGCCCTGCTCAAGGACTATGTGAAACGGCTTTCACCCGACAGGGTGGACGTGACGACACTTTCCCGCCCCGGAGCCTATCCGGTTGCCAAGGCTGTTCCGCCTGATGTGCGGGCGCATTGGTGCAGCGAGCTTTCTGCCGCATGTGCCGTGACGCCCGAAACACCCGGAACCGTTTTTTTGCGCACGGGGCAGCGTGCAGACCTTGTGGAACGAGACCAGAAGGCTGTGACGGAAATTATCGTTCGTTCACTGCAACGGCGGCCTCAGACACCGGACCAGCTTGCGCTGGCCCTGTCTTTGTCGCTTGAGAAGGTGGAATCGGCCCTTGCGGTACTGGTGCATCAGGGCGTCATCCATGCGGTGGATGCCGATGCTGCCGGGCTGCCCGGAGCCAATGGACCGTTTTACTCCTGCCGGTAG
- a CDS encoding D-alanine--D-alanine ligase family protein produces MRILLIAGGWSSEREVSLSGARGIEKALIALGHNVTRFDPATSMDGLLEAASAHDFAFINLHGSPGEDGLVQAMLDAAGCPYQGSGPAGSFLALNKAVAKQIFVRHGLPTPEWVFLPVLPAEAWQPALAYPLFVKSNTGGSSLGLSRVDSQADLHAALKAIFETGDEVIIEPSVPGMEVTCGVLGDRALPPVLILPESGAGFFDYKAKYTPGAAREVCPAPIPEEVTAEAQRMALTAHRALGLSGYSRADFILDPDGNLHLLEVNTLPGMTPTSLLPQEAAAVGYSFEDLIAELIKLGLASAQRPS; encoded by the coding sequence ATGCGTATTCTCTTGATAGCGGGCGGATGGTCCAGCGAACGTGAAGTTTCGCTCTCCGGTGCCCGCGGCATAGAAAAAGCGCTTATTGCGCTCGGTCACAATGTCACGCGGTTTGATCCCGCGACCTCCATGGATGGACTTCTCGAAGCCGCATCCGCTCATGACTTCGCCTTCATCAACCTGCACGGCTCGCCCGGTGAGGACGGTCTGGTGCAGGCGATGCTCGACGCAGCCGGTTGTCCTTACCAGGGTTCCGGACCTGCGGGCTCTTTCCTTGCGCTGAACAAGGCGGTGGCCAAGCAGATTTTCGTGCGCCACGGCCTGCCTACGCCGGAATGGGTATTCCTGCCCGTGCTGCCCGCAGAAGCATGGCAGCCTGCGCTTGCCTACCCCCTGTTTGTCAAATCCAATACCGGCGGTTCCAGTCTCGGGCTTTCCCGCGTGGATTCGCAGGCAGACCTGCATGCGGCACTCAAGGCCATATTCGAAACCGGCGACGAGGTGATTATAGAGCCCTCGGTTCCCGGTATGGAAGTGACCTGCGGTGTGCTCGGCGACCGGGCATTGCCTCCGGTGCTGATTCTGCCGGAAAGCGGCGCAGGATTCTTCGACTACAAGGCCAAGTATACACCGGGGGCAGCCCGCGAGGTATGTCCCGCTCCCATCCCCGAAGAGGTGACGGCCGAGGCCCAGCGCATGGCCCTGACCGCCCACAGGGCATTGGGGCTCTCCGGCTACAGTCGTGCGGATTTCATTCTCGACCCCGATGGCAACCTGCACCTGCTTGAGGTGAACACGCTGCCCGGCATGACGCCGACCAGCCTGCTGCCGCAGGAGGCCGCCGCCGTCGGGTACAGCTTTGAGGACCTTATCGCCGAACTCATCAAACTGGGCCTCGCTTCCGCGCAGCGTCCATCCTAA
- the hypD gene encoding hydrogenase formation protein HypD has translation MNVADSFKDPALCKGLLERLHSEMDQPLRFMEVCGTHTVAIFQSGLRPLLPEGITHLSGPGCPVCVTHESEVAAFLDLAGRDGVILATFGDLMRVPGPKGRNLKLAKAEGARIEIVYSPVDALQLAAKNPNDTVVFLGVGFETTAPTVAGTVLMAKQQGLKNFKVLSFHKLVPPALKVLLDDPECAIDSFLLPGHVSTILGLEPYQFVAQTYKTPGVITGFDPVDILESLLIMVEQRKKQDYRIVNQYKRAVADSGNARAREVMFSVFRTADALWRGVGCIPESGLVFRDEFADFDALQALDVTVTEAPPTPGCKCGEVLKGKMQPADCPLFGKACTPAKPVGPCMVSTEGSCAAYYKYSV, from the coding sequence GTGAACGTAGCTGATTCCTTCAAAGACCCCGCGCTTTGCAAGGGGCTTCTCGAACGCCTCCACTCGGAAATGGACCAGCCCCTCAGATTCATGGAAGTATGCGGAACGCATACCGTGGCGATTTTCCAGAGCGGCCTTCGCCCGCTTCTGCCCGAAGGAATTACGCATCTTTCCGGCCCCGGCTGCCCCGTGTGCGTAACGCACGAAAGCGAAGTGGCCGCCTTTCTCGACCTTGCAGGCAGAGACGGCGTAATCCTCGCCACCTTCGGCGACCTGATGCGCGTTCCCGGCCCCAAGGGACGCAATCTCAAGCTTGCCAAGGCCGAAGGCGCCCGCATCGAAATCGTCTACTCCCCTGTGGATGCGCTGCAGCTTGCCGCCAAGAACCCCAACGACACGGTGGTGTTCCTCGGCGTGGGCTTTGAAACAACCGCCCCCACGGTTGCCGGAACAGTGCTCATGGCCAAGCAGCAGGGCCTGAAAAATTTCAAGGTGCTCTCCTTCCACAAGCTGGTCCCCCCGGCCCTCAAGGTGCTGCTGGACGATCCGGAATGCGCCATAGACAGCTTTCTGCTTCCCGGCCACGTTTCCACCATTCTCGGGCTGGAGCCCTATCAGTTCGTGGCGCAGACCTACAAGACGCCCGGCGTCATCACCGGCTTCGACCCAGTGGACATTCTGGAATCGCTGCTCATCATGGTGGAACAGCGCAAGAAGCAGGATTACCGCATCGTCAACCAGTACAAGCGCGCCGTGGCCGATTCCGGCAACGCCCGCGCCCGCGAGGTGATGTTCTCCGTCTTCCGCACCGCCGATGCCCTGTGGCGCGGCGTGGGCTGCATTCCCGAAAGCGGCCTTGTCTTCAGGGACGAGTTCGCGGACTTTGATGCACTGCAGGCGCTGGACGTGACCGTCACCGAAGCGCCGCCCACCCCCGGCTGCAAATGCGGCGAAGTGCTCAAGGGCAAAATGCAGCCCGCCGACTGTCCCCTCTTCGGCAAGGCCTGCACCCCCGCAAAACCTGTCGGCCCCTGCATGGTTTCCACTGAAGGCAGCTGCGCCGCCTACTACAAATACTCCGTTTAA
- a CDS encoding Rne/Rng family ribonuclease, with amino-acid sequence MSSSQKKGRRKLFISVLPGEQVEVSLAEEGSVQEYYVEMVHQAKTKGNIYKGTINNIDTNLQAAFVNYGAEKNGFLQIDEVHPEYYSSPHDPNKGRKYPLIQKVLKAGMEVLVQVVKEPTGTKGAFLTSYLSLPGRFLVLTPGRDQIGVSRKVEDDKERQRLKKLLEGLDPGENLGVIVRTVSVDQPKTAMQRDLSFLKRLWKDVRKKATTEPSPSLIYQERDLATRSIRDYLTDDVTEVWVDDENTAKAVEEFASLVFPRRGLQVRLHTAPEISLWERFNLQKQIEQIYSREVTMPSGGRLVFDQTEALMAVDINSGKIAGKTNFESMALKTNTEAATTIAQQLKLRDIGGQVVIDFIEMRDRNHWREVEKTLRQAMKNDRARHDVGKMSRFGLLQVVRQRLGSSALSISSELCPCCGGSGTRRNMEWQALQALKDILQKLTHSKPTGPMRYECNSELALYLLNHKRERLFEMEQKYDLRIEVTPKKD; translated from the coding sequence ATGAGCAGCTCCCAGAAAAAGGGCAGACGCAAACTGTTTATCAGTGTGCTGCCCGGTGAGCAGGTAGAGGTGTCTCTCGCCGAAGAGGGTTCCGTCCAGGAATACTATGTGGAAATGGTCCACCAGGCGAAGACCAAAGGCAATATCTATAAAGGAACAATCAACAACATCGATACGAACCTGCAGGCGGCCTTCGTCAACTATGGCGCTGAAAAGAATGGCTTTCTGCAGATAGACGAAGTGCATCCGGAATACTATTCCTCGCCGCACGACCCCAACAAGGGGCGCAAGTATCCGCTTATTCAAAAGGTGCTCAAGGCGGGCATGGAAGTGCTCGTGCAGGTGGTCAAAGAACCCACCGGAACCAAGGGCGCATTTCTTACATCCTATCTTTCTCTTCCCGGACGTTTTCTCGTCCTTACTCCCGGTCGCGACCAGATTGGCGTTTCCCGCAAGGTGGAAGACGACAAGGAACGCCAGCGCCTCAAAAAGCTGCTGGAAGGTCTTGATCCCGGCGAGAACCTTGGCGTGATCGTGCGCACCGTGAGTGTGGATCAGCCCAAGACCGCCATGCAGCGCGACTTGAGCTTCCTGAAACGCCTGTGGAAGGATGTGCGCAAAAAGGCCACCACCGAGCCTTCGCCCAGCCTTATCTATCAGGAACGCGACCTCGCCACCCGTTCCATCCGCGACTACCTTACCGACGATGTTACCGAGGTGTGGGTGGATGACGAAAACACCGCCAAGGCTGTGGAAGAATTCGCAAGCCTTGTGTTCCCGCGTCGTGGACTGCAGGTGCGCCTGCACACCGCTCCGGAAATTTCGTTGTGGGAACGCTTCAACCTGCAGAAGCAGATTGAGCAGATCTATTCGCGCGAAGTGACCATGCCCTCCGGCGGCAGACTGGTCTTTGACCAGACTGAAGCGCTCATGGCCGTGGACATCAACTCCGGCAAGATCGCGGGCAAGACCAATTTCGAATCCATGGCGCTGAAGACCAACACCGAGGCGGCGACTACCATTGCCCAGCAGCTCAAGCTGCGCGACATAGGCGGGCAGGTGGTTATCGACTTCATTGAAATGCGTGATCGCAACCATTGGCGCGAGGTGGAAAAGACCCTGCGTCAGGCCATGAAGAACGACCGCGCCCGTCACGACGTGGGCAAGATGAGCCGCTTCGGCCTGCTGCAGGTCGTGCGTCAGCGCCTTGGCTCTTCGGCCCTTTCCATCAGCTCCGAGCTGTGTCCCTGCTGTGGCGGTTCCGGCACGCGGCGCAATATGGAATGGCAGGCACTGCAGGCGCTCAAGGATATTCTGCAAAAACTTACTCACAGCAAGCCCACTGGTCCCATGCGCTATGAATGCAATAGCGAACTGGCCTTGTATCTGCTGAACCACAAGCGCGAACGCCTTTTCGAGATGGAGCAGAAATATGATCTGCGCATCGAGGTTACCCCCAAGAAGGATTAG